The following proteins are co-located in the Puntigrus tetrazona isolate hp1 unplaced genomic scaffold, ASM1883169v1 S000001089, whole genome shotgun sequence genome:
- the LOC122340938 gene encoding uncharacterized protein LOC122340938: protein MDIIKTEKVNIANAVIVGGLTLTESDAELESFLLRYGSISRNLLIDDPDCEFHRHAIIEFTYNSAMKTLMPLLPLSVVSMSNPSITFVVRALSCIYPQVASDSAKGYLEELQNMASISGKSIEEILQTELLKIKFGPSLAEPSTLLSETPQCPNTADSHMRDSSTVGSPGGPFSPSVSHSVTTEQIAAFSSGNLPSHNVESTNTQNLSKEKPSPGTSNPTVTLSSHSPLTMELIDPPSIQKVVVEHIVRTNDTAPLHHTHFRLRSFSGKVPRPVNEPDFDTWRASVDLLLTDPSISDLHRTRKILDSLLPPAADIVKHVSPNSLPAVYLELLESVYGSVEDGDELLARFMSTLQNNGEKPSTYLHRLQILLSTSIRRGGISESERDRCLLKQFCRGCWDAALIADLQLERRKVNPPSFAELVVLIRTEEDKNASKEERMRKHLGLNKHCLAPSKFRLSNHQIAAHPCDMQDDQADTSLTKQVCELQAQVFALQKHSCQKDKAKNAKPDEVSALRKLVTELQGQITAMQTAATSKIKSDGK from the coding sequence ATGGATATCATAAAGACAGAGAAGGTAAACATTGCAAACGCAGTAATTGTTGGTGGTTTAACGCTGACTGAGTCAGACGCAGAATTAGAGTCATTTCTGCTGAGATATGGCAGCATTAGTCGAAATCTTCTCATTGATGACCCAGACTGTGAGTTTCATCGTCATGCTATCATAGAGTTTACCTATAACTCTGCAATGAAAACACTGATGCCCCTTTTGCCCCTATCAGTGGTTAGTATGTCAAACCCCAGTATCACTTTTGTTGTGCGTGCTTTAAGCTGCATTTACCCTCAAGTTGCTAGTGACAGTGCTAAGGGGTATCTAGAAGAATTGCAAAACATGGCTAGTATTAGTGGAAAATCGATAGAGGAAATACTCCAGACAGAATTACTGAAGATAAAATTCGGCCCTTCTCTCGCTGAACCATCAACTCTTCTAAGTGAAACACCTCAGTGCCCAAACACAGCAGATTCACACATGCGTGACAGCAGCACAGTTGGCTCACCAGGTGGACCGTTTTCCCCATCCGTATCACACAGTGTGACCACTGAACAAATAGCTGCTTTTTCATCAGGAAACTTGCCATCACACAATGTTGAATCCACGAACACACAAAACCTGTCCAAGGAAAAGCCTAGCCCTGGTACTTCCAACCCCACAGTCACTTTGTCATCCCATTCACCACTTACCATGGAGTTAATTGATCCTCCCAGCATACAAAAGGTAGTGGTAGAGCACATTGTCCGGACCAATGACACTGCTCCCTTACATCACACCCATTTCCGTCTCAGGTCCTTCTCCGGAAAAGTCCCGCGACCTGTTAACGAACCTGACTTTGACACCTGGCGTGCAAGTGTCGATCTTCTACTGACAGATCCTTCTATTTCTGACCTACACAGGACAAGGAAAATTCTTGATAGCCTGCTTCCCCCAGCAGCGGATATCGTTAAACATGTCTCACCTAACAGCCTACCTGCAGTATATCTGGAGTTGTTGGAGTCTGTATATGGCTCTGTAGAAGATGGAGACGAGTTACTAGCCAGGTTCATGAGCACTCTCCAAAACAATGGTGAGAAGCCCTCAACTTACCTGCACAGATTGCAGATTCTCTTGAGTACATCTATTCGACGAGGTGGAATATCTGAAAGTGAGAGAGACCGCTGTCTGCTTAAGCAGTTCTGTCGCGGGTGTTGGGACGCTGCCCTCATTGCTGATCTCCAGCtagaaaggagaaaagtcaatCCTCCCTCATTTGCAGAATTAGTAGTCCTTATCCGCACAGAAGAAGATAAGAATGCTTCCAAGGAAGAGAGAATGAGGAAACATCTAGGGCTAAACAAACACTGTCTTGCCCCTTCAAAATTTAGACTGTCAAATCACCAGATAGCTGCACATCCATGTGACATGCAAGATGACCAAGCTGACACATCTCTCACAAAGCAAGTCTGTGAACTCCAAGCTCAAGTTTTTGCCCTGCAAAAACATTCATGCCAGAAGGATAAGGCTAAAAATGCCAAACCAGATGAGGTGAGTGCACTGAGAAAACTGGTCACTGAGTTACAGGGCCAGATTACAGCCATGCAAACTGCAGCCACTTCAAAAATTAAGAGTGATGGGAAGTAA